The following are encoded in a window of Phycisphaerae bacterium genomic DNA:
- the rpsQ gene encoding 30S ribosomal protein S17, whose protein sequence is MTAQTQPDATATAPRGARKQRATQTGVVTSCVRNKTISVTMTYMVRHPKYGKFVRRRTVYHAHDEKNECRNGDVVEIVQTRPLSKTKCWRLLRIVTRAPGTPGGEA, encoded by the coding sequence ATGACCGCACAGACCCAGCCCGACGCAACGGCCACGGCCCCCCGGGGTGCCCGCAAACAGCGCGCCACCCAGACGGGCGTCGTGACCTCCTGCGTCCGCAACAAGACCATCAGTGTGACCATGACCTACATGGTCCGGCACCCGAAGTACGGCAAGTTCGTACGCCGCCGGACCGTGTACCACGCCCACGACGAAAAGAACGAGTGCCGCAACGGCGACGTCGTCGAGATCGTCCAGACCCGCCCGCTCAGCAAGACCAAGTGCTGGCGGCTGCTGCGGATCGTGACGCGCGCCCCCGGTACGCCAGGGGGTGAGGCATGA
- the rpmC gene encoding 50S ribosomal protein L29, which translates to MKIEAVRHMKIDELHNELEHLRRHLFDLRAQAVTEKLEDPTQLLKTRRDIARILTVLRERGDTHVEQRQARMSAQAARR; encoded by the coding sequence ATGAAGATCGAAGCTGTCCGACACATGAAGATCGATGAGCTCCACAACGAGCTGGAGCACCTGCGCCGCCACCTGTTCGACCTGCGGGCGCAGGCGGTCACCGAGAAACTCGAAGACCCGACGCAGTTGCTCAAGACACGCCGGGACATTGCCCGAATCCTCACGGTCCTGCGCGAGCGCGGCGACACGCACGTTGAGCAGCGCCAGGCCCGGATGAGCGCGCAGGCGGCCCGACGATAG
- the rplP gene encoding 50S ribosomal protein L16: MPANMPKRVKYRKAQKGRNRGNATRGNTVSFGDYGLQALELGRVTARHIEAGRVAASHFLAREGRVYIRIFPHKPVSSKPLETRMGKGKGEPEFWTALVKPGTVMYEVGGVAESVAKTALLRVAHKMPVKTRFVYRRHGV; the protein is encoded by the coding sequence ATGCCGGCCAACATGCCCAAACGCGTGAAGTACCGCAAGGCCCAGAAGGGCCGCAACCGCGGCAACGCCACGCGCGGGAACACGGTGTCCTTCGGTGACTACGGGCTGCAGGCCCTGGAGCTGGGGCGCGTCACCGCGCGGCACATCGAGGCCGGCCGTGTCGCGGCGTCGCACTTTCTGGCGCGCGAAGGGCGGGTCTACATCCGCATCTTCCCGCACAAGCCCGTCTCCTCGAAGCCGCTCGAGACGCGCATGGGCAAGGGCAAGGGCGAGCCGGAGTTCTGGACCGCCCTCGTCAAGCCCGGCACCGTGATGTACGAGGTCGGCGGCGTGGCCGAGTCCGTGGCCAAGACCGCGTTGCTGCGCGTCGCCCACAAGATGCCCGTGAAGACGCGTTTCGTGTACCGCCGGCACGGCGTGTAG
- the rpsC gene encoding 30S ribosomal protein S3, which yields MGQKCHPIGFRVGVTEGWKSRWYAPKAAFGTFLVEDEMIRKYVDSTLNKQPPFAGVSKVVIERTRDEVKVILHTARPGMVIGAKGSEVDKLKERLEDLIDRRVSVNIVEIKNPDLDAFLVGASIAEQLKKRMSFRRVMKQKCEVSMEAGAKGVKIICSGRLGNAEMARTETQMLGSIPLQTLQAEVDYAHTTAVTTVGSIGIKVWIHRGMYGEQPAERGESRFRRRARR from the coding sequence GTGGGCCAAAAGTGTCATCCAATCGGGTTCCGGGTCGGCGTCACCGAAGGCTGGAAGTCTCGCTGGTATGCGCCCAAGGCCGCGTTCGGCACCTTCCTCGTCGAAGACGAGATGATCCGCAAATACGTCGACAGCACGCTCAACAAGCAACCGCCGTTCGCCGGCGTGTCCAAGGTCGTCATCGAGCGGACCCGGGACGAGGTCAAGGTCATCCTGCATACCGCCCGGCCCGGCATGGTGATCGGCGCCAAGGGCTCCGAGGTGGACAAGCTCAAGGAGCGCCTCGAGGATCTCATCGACCGCCGCGTCTCCGTCAACATCGTCGAGATCAAGAACCCCGACCTGGATGCCTTCCTGGTCGGTGCGTCGATCGCCGAGCAGCTCAAAAAACGCATGAGCTTCCGGCGCGTCATGAAGCAGAAGTGCGAAGTCTCCATGGAAGCCGGCGCCAAGGGCGTGAAGATCATCTGCTCCGGTCGCCTGGGCAACGCGGAAATGGCCCGCACCGAGACGCAGATGCTCGGCTCCATTCCGCTGCAGACGCTCCAGGCCGAGGTCGACTACGCCCACACCACCGCCGTCACGACCGTCGGCTCCATCGGGATCAAGGTCTGGATTCATCGTGGCATGTACGGCGAGCAGCCGGCCGAACGCGGTGAAAGCCGCTTCCGCCGCCGGGCCCGCCGCTAG